A genome region from Anaerobacillus alkaliphilus includes the following:
- a CDS encoding histidine phosphatase family protein translates to MTSLYFVRHAHSTYTPDELGRPLSEKGFADAKTVTELLMNEGIDAVVSSPYKRAVQTVEGIANYINKEIEIIEGFKERTLTTVPAEDFTLAITKVWEDYDFSWEGGESNHVAQKRGVASTYEILDQYRGRNVVIGTHGNIMVLIMNFFDKKYDFSFWKSLDMPDIYKLTFEGTELIGVTRVWVKP, encoded by the coding sequence ATGACAAGTTTGTATTTTGTAAGACACGCACATTCTACCTATACCCCTGATGAGTTAGGGAGACCCTTGTCCGAGAAGGGTTTTGCGGATGCTAAAACGGTCACTGAATTATTAATGAATGAAGGTATTGATGCTGTTGTATCAAGTCCATATAAGCGGGCAGTTCAAACTGTCGAAGGCATTGCCAATTACATAAATAAAGAAATTGAAATTATCGAAGGCTTTAAGGAGAGAACGTTAACGACAGTTCCTGCTGAGGATTTCACATTAGCGATAACCAAAGTGTGGGAAGATTATGACTTCTCATGGGAAGGTGGGGAGTCCAATCATGTGGCCCAAAAGAGGGGTGTAGCCTCTACATATGAAATCCTAGATCAGTATAGAGGTAGAAACGTAGTAATCGGAACACATGGAAATATCATGGTTTTAATTATGAATTTCTTTGACAAAAAATATGATTTCTCGTTTTGGAAAAGCCTTGATATGCCTGATATTTATAAACTAACCTTTGAAGGAACAGAGTTAATAGGCGTAACGAGAGTGTGGGTTAAGCCGTAA